Proteins found in one Methylobacterium sp. CB376 genomic segment:
- a CDS encoding M20 family metallopeptidase has translation MSPESAAPSPEEAVAAISRWLSVESPTHHAAGVNRMMDLVADEAEATGIPWERIGGTQGLGDSLILRAGPRTGEPALLVLSHLDTVHPVGTLAELPVRVEGDRLYGPGVYDMKGGAWLCLQGFIAAAKGGQARRPLVFLFTSDEEIGSPTTRGLIEDLGRRAEAVLVTEPGRDGGRVVTGRKGVGRFDIHVEGRPAHAGSRHAEGRNAIREAARLILEIEALTDYARGITTTVGLVQGGTAENVVPQHCRFTADLRVVTEEDGRACVARLRGLQAAPDFTVTVTGGMNRPPYPRSDLTGRLFAQARAIAEQELGLALGEVPLTGGGSDGNFTAALGVPTLDGLGIDGDGAHTLWEYGLISSIAPRRRLMQRMLETL, from the coding sequence ATGTCCCCCGAATCCGCCGCCCCGTCGCCCGAGGAGGCCGTCGCCGCGATCAGCCGCTGGCTCTCGGTCGAGAGCCCGACCCACCACGCGGCCGGGGTCAACCGGATGATGGACCTCGTCGCCGACGAGGCCGAGGCGACCGGCATCCCGTGGGAGCGGATCGGCGGCACGCAGGGCCTCGGCGACAGCCTGATCCTGCGGGCCGGGCCGCGGACCGGGGAGCCCGCCCTCCTGGTCCTGTCGCACCTCGACACGGTCCATCCGGTCGGCACCCTGGCGGAGCTGCCGGTGCGGGTCGAGGGCGACCGGCTCTACGGGCCGGGCGTGTACGACATGAAGGGCGGGGCGTGGCTCTGCCTGCAGGGCTTCATCGCCGCGGCGAAGGGCGGGCAGGCCCGGCGGCCCCTCGTCTTCCTGTTCACGAGCGACGAGGAGATCGGCTCGCCGACGACCCGCGGGCTGATCGAGGATCTGGGGCGGCGGGCCGAGGCGGTGCTGGTGACCGAGCCCGGCCGGGACGGCGGCCGGGTGGTCACGGGCCGCAAGGGCGTCGGGCGCTTCGACATCCACGTGGAGGGGCGCCCCGCCCATGCCGGTAGCCGCCACGCGGAGGGGCGCAACGCGATCCGCGAGGCCGCCCGGCTGATCCTGGAGATCGAGGCCCTGACCGACTACGCGCGCGGCATCACCACCACGGTCGGGCTGGTCCAGGGCGGCACCGCCGAGAACGTGGTGCCGCAGCATTGCCGCTTCACCGCGGACCTGCGGGTGGTGACGGAGGAGGACGGGCGGGCCTGCGTGGCGCGCCTCCGCGGCCTGCAGGCCGCGCCCGACTTCACCGTGACGGTGACCGGCGGCATGAACCGCCCGCCCTATCCGCGCTCGGACCTGACCGGCCGGCTCTTCGCGCAGGCGCGCGCCATCGCCGAGCAGGAGCTCGGCCTCGCCCTCGGCGAGGTGCCGCTGACGGGCGGCGGCTCGGACGGGAACTTCACGGCGGCGCTCGGCGTGCCGACCCTCGACGGCCTCGGCATCGACGGGGACGGCGCCCACACGCTGTGGGAGTACGGCCTGATCTCCTCCATCGCGCCGCGGCGGCGGCTGATGCAGCGGATGCTGGAGACGCTGTGA
- a CDS encoding DUF4399 domain-containing protein → MRLTRLLPALLLFLPHPGIAQEAPRGGPSPAPAGASVYFVDVKDGSVLPTRTTIHFGLHGMGVAPAGVPRENAGHHHLLVDTDLPNLSEPIPNDFNHLHFGAGQTEAELNLPPGEHTLQLLLGDHKHIAHSPPIMSEKIRVVVREGGAGGVAAGPRPPGQRRASAKGAKVYIASPVNGATVPRTVLVRFGLINMGVAPAGIVKANTGHHHLLIDTPLPPFDRPIPNDFNHLHFGAGQTEARVTLPLGRHTLQLLLADEDHVPHDPPIYSKPIRVLVTASGRPPRARAPRRGRYG, encoded by the coding sequence ATGCGACTCACCAGGCTATTGCCGGCACTGCTGTTGTTCCTGCCGCACCCCGGCATCGCCCAGGAGGCGCCGCGGGGCGGACCCTCCCCGGCGCCGGCCGGCGCGAGCGTCTACTTCGTCGACGTCAAGGACGGGAGCGTGCTGCCGACCCGGACCACGATCCATTTCGGCCTGCACGGCATGGGCGTGGCGCCGGCGGGCGTGCCGCGGGAGAATGCCGGCCACCACCACCTGCTGGTCGATACCGACCTGCCGAACCTCTCCGAGCCGATCCCCAACGACTTCAACCACCTGCATTTCGGCGCGGGTCAGACCGAGGCCGAGCTGAACCTGCCTCCGGGCGAGCACACGCTGCAGCTCCTGCTCGGCGACCACAAGCACATCGCGCATTCGCCCCCGATCATGTCGGAGAAGATCCGGGTGGTGGTGCGGGAGGGCGGCGCCGGCGGCGTCGCGGCCGGGCCGAGACCGCCGGGGCAGCGCCGGGCCTCGGCCAAGGGCGCCAAGGTCTACATCGCGAGCCCGGTGAACGGCGCCACGGTGCCGCGCACCGTCCTGGTCCGGTTCGGTCTCATCAACATGGGCGTGGCGCCGGCCGGGATCGTCAAGGCCAATACGGGCCACCACCACCTGCTCATCGACACGCCGCTGCCGCCCTTCGACCGGCCGATTCCCAACGATTTCAACCACCTGCATTTCGGCGCGGGCCAGACCGAGGCGCGCGTGACGCTGCCGCTCGGCCGCCACACCCTGCAGTTGCTGCTCGCCGACGAGGACCACGTCCCGCACGATCCGCCGATCTATTCCAAGCCGATCC
- a CDS encoding GntR family transcriptional regulator: MRAGDPPIISENERAYRRLKGDILALRLKPGEALNEAALCAEFGIGRTPVNKALHRLMHEGLVRILPRKGVLVQPLSMDEFAQLVEVRRLTEPACAARAAERIGAADLARLDAVLAEAPAAPSPDLDPIIEADRRFHAAIAAASGNRVLAEVLDGLHGRSVRFWALSLGTGQHLAEVAVEHAAIRDALARRSPSDAAAAMTAHIESFARTLAARLG; encoded by the coding sequence ATGAGAGCGGGCGATCCCCCCATTATCTCGGAGAACGAGCGGGCCTACCGGCGCCTGAAGGGCGACATCCTGGCCCTCCGGCTGAAGCCCGGCGAGGCGCTCAACGAGGCGGCCCTCTGCGCGGAATTCGGCATCGGACGCACGCCGGTGAACAAGGCGCTGCACCGGTTGATGCACGAGGGGCTGGTGCGGATCCTGCCCCGCAAGGGCGTCCTGGTGCAGCCGCTCTCGATGGACGAGTTCGCGCAGCTCGTCGAGGTGCGCCGGCTGACCGAGCCGGCCTGCGCGGCGCGGGCGGCCGAGCGGATCGGCGCGGCGGATCTGGCCCGGCTCGACGCGGTGCTGGCCGAGGCCCCGGCCGCGCCCTCGCCCGACCTCGACCCGATCATCGAGGCCGACCGGCGCTTCCACGCGGCGATCGCCGCGGCGAGCGGCAACCGCGTCCTGGCCGAGGTGCTGGACGGGCTGCACGGCCGATCGGTGCGCTTCTGGGCCCTGTCCCTCGGCACCGGCCAGCACCTCGCGGAGGTGGCGGTGGAGCACGCGGCGATCCGCGACGCCCTCGCCCGGCGCTCCCCGTCGGACGCCGCGGCGGCCATGACGGCGCATATCGAGTCCTTCGCCCGCACCCTCGCCGCGCGGCTCGGCTGA
- a CDS encoding SUMF1/EgtB/PvdO family nonheme iron enzyme has protein sequence MGRTGPAGAALAAARSLVLLLCLVLGPGPAAAQGRAVVLEASPRIALVISNSAYSGGGDPLGTNRSARLVAEELDRLGFVVEAGENLTKAQMQQRVAEVAARIGRSSVVVFFYNGYAIRSGQQNFLIPVGASVRSEVQVRQEGLDLDSILAEFTRRGAATRIVIVDAARRNPFEETFRRPPEGLAALDMRDGTLAIFSAALDKPPEEADDGGLFVRELLRQIAAPGVSAEQGFARTRMAVARATGARRVPWVSSSLLDDVFFATPGAAPRPPPAGPPPVAEAPSPPPASERAAGEGPRPGETFRDCPTCPELVVVPAGDFVMGGDAEYEKPAHRVTIRRPFAIGRHEVTFAQWDACVAAGGCKGDIDDHGFGRGDRPVIDVSYDDVQGYLRWLSAQTRRTYRLPSEAEWEYAARAGATSPFWWGPAAGSGRANCEDCSQAPSHRTVAVGSYRPNAFGLFDTAGNAAEWVEDCWNMSYRGAPTDGAAWRTGQCDLRVLRGGSFTARSALLRSGSRFRYDHDIRYYANGFRVVRELP, from the coding sequence ATGGGACGGACCGGACCGGCCGGTGCGGCGCTTGCGGCGGCGAGGAGCCTCGTCCTCCTCCTGTGCCTCGTCCTCGGGCCGGGACCGGCGGCGGCGCAGGGCCGCGCGGTGGTCCTCGAAGCGAGCCCGCGCATCGCTCTCGTCATCAGCAACTCGGCCTATTCGGGCGGGGGCGATCCCCTCGGGACCAACCGCTCCGCCCGCCTCGTCGCGGAGGAGCTGGACCGGCTCGGCTTCGTGGTGGAGGCCGGGGAGAATCTCACCAAGGCGCAGATGCAGCAGCGCGTCGCCGAGGTCGCGGCCCGGATCGGGCGCAGCTCCGTGGTGGTGTTCTTCTACAACGGCTACGCGATCCGCTCGGGCCAGCAGAATTTCCTGATCCCGGTCGGGGCCAGCGTGCGCTCCGAGGTTCAGGTGCGCCAGGAGGGGCTCGACCTCGACTCGATCCTCGCCGAGTTCACCCGCCGCGGGGCGGCGACCCGGATCGTCATCGTGGACGCGGCCCGGCGCAACCCGTTCGAGGAGACGTTCCGGCGCCCGCCCGAGGGCTTGGCGGCCCTCGACATGCGCGACGGCACGCTGGCGATCTTCAGCGCCGCCCTCGACAAGCCGCCGGAGGAGGCCGACGACGGCGGCCTGTTCGTGCGCGAGCTCCTGCGCCAGATCGCGGCCCCGGGCGTGAGCGCCGAGCAGGGCTTCGCGCGCACCCGGATGGCGGTGGCGCGGGCGACCGGGGCGCGGCGCGTGCCCTGGGTCTCCTCCTCCCTCCTCGACGACGTCTTCTTCGCGACGCCGGGCGCGGCGCCTCGCCCGCCGCCCGCCGGCCCGCCGCCGGTGGCCGAGGCGCCCTCCCCGCCCCCGGCCTCCGAGCGCGCGGCGGGCGAGGGGCCGAGGCCGGGCGAGACCTTCCGCGACTGCCCGACCTGCCCGGAACTCGTCGTGGTGCCGGCGGGCGACTTCGTGATGGGCGGGGACGCGGAGTACGAGAAGCCCGCCCACCGGGTGACGATCCGGCGCCCCTTCGCGATCGGCCGGCACGAGGTGACCTTCGCGCAGTGGGATGCCTGCGTGGCCGCGGGCGGCTGCAAGGGCGACATCGACGACCACGGCTTCGGGCGCGGCGACCGACCGGTCATCGACGTGAGCTACGACGACGTGCAGGGCTACCTGCGCTGGCTGTCCGCGCAGACGCGCCGGACCTACCGCCTGCCGAGCGAGGCGGAGTGGGAATACGCGGCCCGCGCGGGCGCGACCTCGCCGTTCTGGTGGGGGCCGGCGGCGGGCAGCGGGCGGGCGAATTGCGAGGATTGCAGCCAGGCTCCGTCCCACCGCACCGTCGCGGTGGGCTCGTACCGCCCCAACGCCTTCGGGCTGTTCGACACCGCCGGCAACGCCGCCGAGTGGGTCGAGGATTGCTGGAACATGAGCTACCGGGGGGCGCCGACCGACGGCGCGGCGTGGCGCACGGGCCAGTGCGACCTGCGCGTCCTGCGCGGCGGCTCCTTCACGGCCCGCTCGGCGCTCCTGCGCTCGGGCTCGCGCTTCCGCTACGACCACGACATCCGCTACTACGCCAACGGGTTCCGGGTGGTGCGGGAGCTCCCCTGA
- the dut gene encoding dUTP diphosphatase: MTGPDDLAVEIRLLDPRLSGWGFPRWGSAQAAGLDLHACLDAPLTLAPQAAPVLVPAGFAVAIRDPGWCGLVCPRSGLGHREGLVLGNTVGVIDADYEGPLMLSLWNRNPPGASRPLTIAPGERVAQLVFTRVTRPALRLVETFSGEAAARGESGFGSTGRH; the protein is encoded by the coding sequence ATGACCGGGCCCGACGACCTCGCGGTCGAGATCCGCCTCCTCGATCCGCGGCTCTCCGGGTGGGGGTTCCCGCGCTGGGGCTCGGCGCAGGCGGCGGGGCTCGACCTGCACGCCTGCCTGGACGCGCCCCTGACGCTCGCCCCGCAGGCCGCCCCGGTCCTGGTGCCGGCCGGATTCGCGGTGGCGATCCGCGATCCCGGCTGGTGCGGCCTGGTCTGTCCCCGCTCGGGGCTCGGCCACCGGGAGGGGCTCGTCCTCGGCAACACGGTCGGGGTGATCGACGCCGATTACGAGGGGCCCCTGATGCTCTCGCTCTGGAACCGCAACCCGCCGGGCGCGTCCCGGCCGCTCACCATCGCGCCGGGGGAGCGCGTGGCGCAGCTCGTCTTCACCCGGGTGACCCGGCCGGCCCTGCGCCTCGTCGAGACCTTCTCGGGCGAGGCGGCGGCGCGGGGGGAGAGCGGGTTCGGCTCGACGGGGCGGCACTGA
- a CDS encoding HD-GYP domain-containing protein has product MTSAADPSVVIVTARPDPAQLSRLFAPAYATLVLGEAEAARSALADQGTDLVLIEDGPRLDAIGLVRDLRRLPHLVRTSLMVLGSGEPGAARRRALEAGATDVVLPPLDGFDLQIRARNLVALSRAQAGAAEAEDLAREMRRVHAQSAQREREIIHRLMLAAEYRDDQAGGHLTRVAGCVIAIADGLGLPEEEANDIALASTMHDIGKIGVADAILRKPGPLSEAERVEMMEHALRGYRMLSDSPSRLLRLAAEIALTHHERWDGTGYPRGLKGEAIPLPGRITAVADVFDALISDRVYKPGWPLDRARSFLEEEAGRHFDPACVRAFLSRWDEVVALVEDRPATRAA; this is encoded by the coding sequence ATGACTTCCGCCGCGGACCCCTCCGTCGTCATCGTCACGGCACGGCCGGATCCGGCGCAGCTCTCGCGCCTCTTCGCCCCCGCCTACGCCACCCTGGTCCTCGGCGAGGCCGAGGCCGCCCGCAGCGCCCTGGCGGATCAGGGCACCGACCTCGTGCTGATCGAGGACGGGCCCCGCCTCGACGCGATCGGCCTCGTGCGCGACCTGCGCCGCCTGCCGCACCTCGTGCGCACCTCCCTGATGGTGCTGGGCAGCGGCGAGCCGGGCGCGGCGCGGCGGCGCGCCCTCGAAGCGGGCGCCACCGACGTGGTGCTGCCGCCCCTCGACGGGTTCGACCTGCAGATCCGCGCCCGCAACCTCGTCGCCCTGTCCCGGGCCCAGGCGGGCGCCGCGGAGGCGGAGGACCTCGCCCGCGAGATGCGGCGGGTGCACGCGCAGAGCGCCCAGCGGGAGCGGGAGATCATCCACCGCCTGATGCTGGCGGCGGAGTACCGGGACGATCAGGCGGGCGGCCACCTCACCCGGGTGGCCGGCTGCGTCATCGCCATCGCGGACGGGCTCGGCCTCCCGGAGGAGGAGGCGAACGACATCGCGCTGGCCTCGACCATGCACGACATCGGCAAGATCGGGGTGGCGGACGCGATCCTGCGCAAGCCCGGGCCCCTGAGCGAGGCCGAGCGGGTCGAGATGATGGAGCACGCCCTGCGCGGCTACCGGATGCTGAGCGACAGCCCGTCCCGGCTCCTGCGCCTCGCCGCCGAGATCGCGCTGACCCACCACGAGCGCTGGGACGGGACCGGCTACCCGCGCGGCCTGAAAGGCGAGGCGATCCCGCTGCCGGGCCGCATCACCGCGGTGGCGGACGTGTTCGACGCGCTGATCTCGGACCGGGTCTACAAGCCGGGCTGGCCGCTCGACCGGGCCCGGTCCTTCCTGGAGGAGGAGGCGGGCCGGCATTTCGACCCGGCCTGCGTGCGGGCCTTCCTGTCGCGCTGGGACGAGGTGGTCGCCCTCGTGGAGGACCGGCCGGCGACGCGGGCGGCGTGA
- a CDS encoding RrF2 family transcriptional regulator: MGEASTSPQEPAGAAPPALAPPRLALAVAAVIDIALHARPQAVSARALAARHGLPPRHLETVLQALVRHGLLKGLRGPHGGYELARERRRIRVGDIARAVLALGDGEAGRPAPAAGLIDPLLAAAGQAFLATLDAVTVEELCRRAEAARIFPDLPSGSDFAI, translated from the coding sequence ATGGGGGAGGCCTCGACCAGCCCGCAGGAGCCCGCCGGCGCGGCCCCGCCGGCGCTGGCGCCCCCGCGCCTCGCGCTCGCGGTGGCGGCGGTGATCGACATCGCGCTCCACGCCCGGCCGCAGGCGGTCAGCGCCCGGGCCCTCGCGGCCCGCCACGGCCTGCCCCCGCGCCACCTCGAGACGGTGCTGCAGGCCCTGGTCCGGCACGGGCTGCTCAAGGGCCTGCGCGGCCCGCATGGCGGCTACGAACTCGCCCGCGAGCGCCGCCGCATCCGCGTCGGCGACATCGCCAGGGCGGTGCTGGCCCTCGGCGACGGCGAGGCGGGCAGGCCGGCGCCGGCGGCGGGGCTGATCGACCCGCTCCTCGCGGCGGCCGGGCAGGCCTTCCTCGCGACCCTCGACGCGGTGACGGTGGAGGAGCTCTGCCGACGGGCCGAGGCGGCCAGGATCTTCCCGGACCTGCCCAGCGGCAGCGATTTCGCCATCTGA